The window ACAGGCTCAGCCCGAACGGTGTTTGGGGGTGGCCAGGAAGGGTGACGGGACCGCCTTGGCCGTTTGCTGGAATATCCTCTGACGCCTCAACGTCAGGTGGGGACCATGTAGATCGGGCCTGGACCCGCCCAGGGACAGCCCCCTTGGATGTGATTATCGCCTCAGGGATGTTCGCTAAAGCTCGTACCAGGCAGTGCCCGTCCCGATCAATCTAGGCGTCGGCGCCCGGCTCCACAAGCCTGTCCCGCAGCTTTTCTATGCGCGCGGCAAGCGCCTCGATCGCGATGGCGGCGGATTCGTCCTCCTCTTCGCCAAGGGCGAGGCTCTGTTGGCGGCCGACGACTTCGCGTTTCAGGTCGTTGAGTTCGTCAGCCAGGAACAGCGCGGCGAACAGCAGCGTGCGCACTTCGGTAAGGCCCGGCGTGTTTTGCTGCGCGAGGCGCGCCTTGCGTTCGATAAGGCTGGCGAGATGGGCAAGATGCGCTTCCTCGCCATCGCGGCAGCGGATGGCGTAGTGACGCCCGGCAATCTGAAGGCTGGTTTCAGCCATGCGCGCTTCCTTTGATATCGGCGATCAGTTCGTCGAGCGAGCGGAGCGCGGCGCGGGCGGCGGCTGGGTCTATGCCGGGGGAGGAGGGCGAAGAGGCGCTCGCCGAGACGAGGCCGTCCACATCCTGTTCGAGCCGGCCGACCGCGCGTTCCAGTGCGCCGATCGCCTGCATCATGCGATTGCTTGCCATGACCTACGCATAAACAAAGTTTTCGCCTTGCAAAAGCCGTCATTGGACGGCTTGGCGCTCTCCAGGGTCCTGCCACGGTTGACGCTTTGGGTGCAACGCGACAAAGGGGACGCGATTTCGATTCGCCGGCTCAGCAGGGGGCCGCTCAGCCAAGCAGGAAAGACGCCAGCCCAGATGACCGTTTCCGAAAAGTCGCTCGCCAGCGCCATCAGGGCGCTTTC of the Sphingobium herbicidovorans genome contains:
- a CDS encoding cell division protein ZapA, with product MAETSLQIAGRHYAIRCRDGEEAHLAHLASLIERKARLAQQNTPGLTEVRTLLFAALFLADELNDLKREVVGRQQSLALGEEEDESAAIAIEALAARIEKLRDRLVEPGADA